The Solanum lycopersicum chromosome 9, SLM_r2.1 genome window below encodes:
- the LOC101246655 gene encoding sorting nexin 1, which produces MNTMQRSGSGSLQSPRSPSSQAPFLSVSVTDPAKMGNGVQAYISYKVITKTNLAEYQGNEKIVIRRYSDFVWLHDRLFEKYKGIFIPPLPEKSTVEKFRFSAEFIEMRRQALDVFVNRIASHHELRQSDDLRIFLQADEQTMDRARFQETGIFKKKPADLIQIFKDVQSKVSDVVLGKEKPVEESTPEYEKMKNYIFELEEHLAEAQKHAYRLVKRHRELGESLSDFGKAVKLLGTCDDDALGKAFSELGAKSEIISIKLQKEAHHLLMNFEEPLKDYVRAVQSIKATIAERATAFKKQCELAETIKFKEIDLNKYKLTRSEKLAEAEREYEMLKAEGEETSRRFDTIVRLMNEEIVRFQEQKTSDMGLAFHEFAKGQARLSNGIADAWRSLLPKLEAHSS; this is translated from the exons ATGAACACCATG CAACGAAGTGGATCAGGTTCGTTACAGAGCCCTAGATCTCCATCTTCACAAGCGCCGTTTTTATCAGTATCAGTTACGGATCCAGCTAAAATGGGTAATGGAGTTCAAGCTTATATCTCCTACAAAGTCATCACTAAG ACAAATTTGGCAGAGTACCAAGGGAATGAAAAGATTGTGATTCGACGTTATAGTGATTTTGTATGGTTACACGATCGGCTTTTTGAGAAATACAAGGGTATTTTTATTCCTCCACTTCCAGAGAAGAGCACTGTAG AAAAGTTCAGATTTAGTGCAGAATTTATTGAAATGAGGCGCCAAGCTCTGGATGTGTTTGTAAACAGAATAGCTTCACATCATGAACTTCGGCAAAGTGACGATTTGAGAATCTTCTTGCAGGCTGATGAACAG ACAATGGACAGAGCAAGGTTCCAGGAGACTggtattttcaagaaaaagcCTGCAGATTTGATCCAAATCTTTAAG GATGTCCAATCTAAAGTGAGTGATGTTGTTCTTGGGAAGGAAAAGCCAGTTGAAGAATCAACCCCAGAATATGAGAAGATGAAGAACTACATCTTTGAGCTTGAGGAGCATTTAGCTGAGGCTCAAAAGCATGCATATCGTCTTGTCAAGAGGCACAGAG AGTTGGGCGAGTCTCTCTCAGACTTTGGAAAGGCAGTCAAGCTTCTTGGTACTTGTGATGATGATGCCCTTGGAAAAGCATTTTCAGAACTTGGGGCAAAGTCTGAGATAATATCAATTAAGCTGCAGAAAGAG GCCCACCACCTTTTAATGAACTTCGAAGAACCTTTGAAGGATTATGTTCGAGCAGTGCAATCTATTAAG GCTACGATAGCAGAGAGAGCAACTGCATTCAAGAAACAGTGTGAACTGGCTGAGACAATTAAGTTTAAGGAAATTGATTT AAATAAATACAAGCTGACACGATCAGAGAAGTTGGCTGAGGCTGAGCGCGAGTATGAAATG CTTAAGGCTGAAGGGGAAGAAACATCGAGAAGATTTGATACGATAGTAAGGCTTATGAACGAAGAGATTGTCCGATTTCAAGAACAGAAGACATCAGATATGGGACTTGCTTTCCATGAATTTGCTAAGGGACAGGCGCGGCTATCTAATGGCATAGCAGATGCATGGCGAAGTCTTCTTCCCAAGCTTGAAGCTCACTCTTCATAG
- the LOC101246370 gene encoding protein S40-7 translates to MDSNGVVSFHHRRSPSSDRFLGVFSPPQSDSAIGDADVSIADDELNEDEVFWIGDFTEPKRRSTSPSSISSRKTFLQPEKFGILAALPEDHRKLNRPVVYRKPSITSSPTSTKLFHSPPVASAMAFSRGFPTIPKPPLDREHSYNRNYSQTMPVRKFQHSVPVNVPMMPKKAPRSDLADVEIDDDDGDDEMLPPHEIVARGSARSLKTTFSVLEGVGRTLKGRDLCRVRNAVFRQTGFLD, encoded by the coding sequence ATGGACAGTAACGGCGTCGTTAGCTTTCACCACCGGCGATCGCCGTCCTCCGATCGATTTCTCGGCGTATTCTCTCCACCACAGAGTGATAGTGCTATCGGCGATGCAGATGTATCCATCGCTGATGATGAGCTGAACGAAGATGAAGTTTTCTGGATAGGAGACTTCACTGAACCTAAGCGCCGCTCTACTTCTCCTTCTTCAATCAGTAGTCGGAAAACTTTCCTTCAGCCGGAGAAATTCGGTATTCTCGCTGCATTGCCTGAGGATCACCGGAAACTTAACCGTCCTGTTGTTTATCGGAAACCTTCGATAACTTCCTCACCTACTAGTACAAAACTGTTTCATTCACCGCCGGTTGCATCAGCGATGGCTTTTTCTCGAGGGTTTCCTACGATTCCCAAACCTCCATTGGATAGAGAACATAGCTATAACCGTAACTATTCACAAACTATGCCGGTGAGGAAGTTCCAACACTCAGTGCCAGTGAACGTGCCGATGATGCCGAAGAAGGCACCGAGAAGTGACCTTGCTGACGTAGAAATCGATGATGATGACGGCGATGATGAGATGCTTCCTCCGCATGAGATCGTTGCCAGAGGATCAGCTAGATCACTTAAAACCACGTTTTCGGTGCTTGAAGGCGTGGGAAGAACACTCAAAGGGAGAGATCTTTGTCGAGTTCGCAATGCTGTTTTCCGCCAAACAGGTTTTCTAGATTGA